In one window of Paracoccus liaowanqingii DNA:
- a CDS encoding ABC transporter substrate-binding protein, with protein sequence MKHLASGAALALVLATPAFAQDDTMVIGVSIPAATHGWAGGMNYFAQAAIERLSETYPNLEFVLATASDPGRQVNDIEDMVATRNIDALVVLPFESEPLTGPVQNVKQSGAWVTVVDRGLSVEGIQDLYVAGDNPGFGRVSGEYMVEAMPDGGNIVVLRGIPTSIDNERVEGFETAIEGSGIEILGMEHGNWNRDESFTVMQDFLQRHPQIDAVWASDDDMAMGVLGAIEAAGRDDIQFVLGGAGMKEMIKRTMDGDAMIPANVTYPPSMIATAIEITAVGLVSQAPVSGEFIIGSVLVTPENAETYYYPDSPF encoded by the coding sequence ATGAAACATCTCGCATCCGGGGCCGCCCTGGCACTGGTCCTGGCCACGCCCGCCTTCGCGCAGGACGACACCATGGTCATCGGCGTCTCGATTCCCGCCGCGACCCATGGCTGGGCGGGCGGCATGAACTATTTCGCGCAAGCGGCCATCGAGCGGCTGTCCGAGACCTATCCGAACCTGGAATTCGTGCTGGCCACGGCTTCCGATCCGGGGCGGCAGGTCAACGACATCGAGGACATGGTGGCGACCCGCAACATCGACGCGCTGGTGGTCCTGCCCTTCGAGTCCGAGCCTCTGACCGGCCCGGTCCAGAACGTCAAGCAGTCGGGGGCCTGGGTGACGGTCGTCGATCGCGGCCTGTCGGTCGAGGGCATCCAGGATCTGTATGTCGCGGGCGACAATCCGGGCTTTGGCCGCGTTTCGGGCGAATACATGGTCGAGGCTATGCCCGATGGCGGCAATATCGTCGTGCTGCGCGGCATCCCGACATCCATCGACAACGAGCGTGTCGAGGGCTTCGAGACCGCCATCGAGGGCAGCGGCATCGAGATCCTGGGGATGGAGCACGGCAACTGGAACCGCGATGAATCCTTCACCGTCATGCAGGATTTCCTGCAGCGCCATCCGCAGATCGACGCGGTCTGGGCATCGGACGACGACATGGCCATGGGCGTCCTGGGGGCCATCGAGGCCGCCGGGCGCGACGACATCCAGTTCGTGCTGGGCGGCGCCGGCATGAAGGAGATGATCAAGCGCACCATGGACGGCGATGCGATGATCCCGGCCAACGTGACCTATCCCCCCTCGATGATCGCCACCGCCATCGAGATCACGGCGGTGGGCCTCGTCTCGCAGGCTCCGGTCTCGGGCGAGTTCATCATCGGCTCGGTGCTGGTCACTCCGGAGAATGCCGAGACCTACTACTATCCCGACAGCCCGTTCTGA
- a CDS encoding ABC transporter permease, whose translation MKAAAILPRNLPMGVIGPILALVVLMAVGASMNENFLGWNNLSNVLARSAFIGIIAVGMTFVITAGGLDLSVGSMAAFIAGLMIMVMNALLPTLGVGIPVVLAGMAVALLAGLAAGLLNGLLITGLKIEAFIVTLGSMGIYRSLVTWLADGGTLSLDFTLRTFYQPVYYGGLFGIGWPIIVFAVVVVVGEVIMRSTTFGRHCAAVGSNEQVAKYSSVRVGRIRLMTYAALGLLVGVATIMYVPRLGSASSATGVLWELEAIAAVIIGGTVLKGGFGRVWGTVLGVLILSMIGNILNLTDFVSPYLNGAIQGAIIILAVVLQRETKAGT comes from the coding sequence ATGAAAGCTGCAGCGATCCTGCCCCGCAACCTGCCCATGGGCGTGATCGGTCCGATCCTGGCGCTGGTCGTGCTGATGGCGGTGGGCGCCTCGATGAACGAGAACTTCCTCGGCTGGAACAATCTCAGCAACGTGCTGGCCCGGTCGGCCTTCATCGGCATCATCGCGGTGGGCATGACCTTCGTGATCACCGCCGGGGGGCTGGACCTGTCGGTGGGGTCGATGGCGGCCTTCATCGCCGGGCTGATGATCATGGTCATGAACGCGCTGCTGCCGACGCTTGGCGTGGGCATTCCGGTCGTGCTGGCGGGCATGGCAGTGGCGCTGCTGGCGGGGCTGGCGGCGGGTCTGCTGAACGGGTTGCTGATCACCGGGCTGAAGATCGAGGCCTTCATCGTCACCCTGGGCTCGATGGGGATCTATCGCAGCCTGGTGACATGGCTGGCCGACGGGGGCACGCTGTCGCTGGATTTCACGCTGCGCACCTTCTATCAGCCGGTCTATTACGGTGGCCTCTTCGGGATCGGCTGGCCGATCATCGTCTTCGCGGTCGTCGTGGTCGTGGGCGAGGTCATCATGCGCTCGACCACCTTTGGGCGCCATTGCGCCGCCGTCGGCTCGAACGAGCAGGTGGCCAAGTATTCCAGCGTCCGGGTCGGGCGGATCCGGCTGATGACCTATGCGGCCCTTGGCCTTCTGGTCGGCGTGGCCACCATCATGTACGTGCCGCGCCTCGGCTCGGCCTCCTCGGCCACGGGCGTTCTGTGGGAGCTGGAGGCCATCGCCGCGGTGATCATCGGCGGCACCGTCTTGAAGGGCGGCTTCGGCCGGGTCTGGGGCACCGTTCTGGGCGTCCTGATCCTGTCGATGATCGGCAACATCCTCAATCTGACAGATTTCGTCTCGCCCTATCTGAACGGGGCCATCCAGGGGGCGATCATCATTCTCGCTGTGGTCTTGCAGCGCGAAACCAAGGCCGGAACCTGA
- a CDS encoding Gfo/Idh/MocA family protein, giving the protein MARIRLGMVGGGKDAFIGGVHRIAARLDGDFDLVAGALSSTPERARDSGAALGLDADRSYDSFEAMAEAEAARPDGIEAVSIVTPNHVHAAAAQAFLSRGIHVICDKPLTATMAQADALAQAVGSSDALFILTHNYTGYPMIRQARQMIAEGDLGPLRVVQVEYPQDWLTEAAEAAGDNKQAEWRTDPERSGLGGSIGDIGTHAHNLACFVTGQAVRMLAADLQSFVPGRRVDDNAHVMLRFAEGARGMLWCSQVAPGCENGLRLRVFGAAGGLEWAQEDPNYLWHTPFGQPKRLLTRGGAGASDAAAAVTRIPGGHPEGYLEGFATIYAGAAQAIRAAREGRRDPVLDLLPGLAEGLAGMRFIDACLRSSQADAAWVEL; this is encoded by the coding sequence ATGGCACGCATCAGGCTGGGCATGGTGGGCGGCGGCAAGGACGCCTTCATCGGGGGGGTCCACCGCATCGCCGCGCGCCTGGACGGCGACTTCGACCTGGTGGCGGGCGCCCTGTCCTCGACGCCCGAGCGGGCGCGCGACAGCGGGGCGGCGCTTGGGCTGGACGCGGATCGCAGCTATGACAGCTTCGAGGCGATGGCCGAGGCCGAGGCCGCGCGTCCCGACGGGATCGAGGCGGTGTCCATCGTCACTCCGAACCATGTCCATGCGGCGGCGGCGCAGGCGTTCCTGTCACGCGGCATCCATGTCATCTGCGACAAGCCGCTGACCGCCACGATGGCGCAGGCCGATGCGCTGGCACAGGCGGTCGGGTCGTCCGACGCGCTGTTCATCCTGACCCACAACTACACCGGCTATCCGATGATCCGGCAGGCCCGGCAGATGATCGCCGAGGGCGACCTGGGACCGCTGCGGGTGGTGCAGGTCGAATATCCGCAGGACTGGCTGACCGAGGCCGCCGAGGCTGCGGGCGACAACAAGCAGGCCGAGTGGCGCACCGATCCCGAACGCTCGGGCCTGGGCGGGTCCATCGGCGATATCGGCACGCATGCCCATAACCTGGCCTGTTTCGTGACCGGGCAGGCGGTCCGGATGCTGGCCGCCGATCTGCAAAGCTTCGTGCCGGGGCGGCGCGTCGATGACAATGCGCATGTGATGCTGCGCTTTGCGGAGGGCGCGCGGGGCATGCTGTGGTGCAGTCAGGTGGCGCCCGGCTGCGAGAACGGGCTACGCCTGCGGGTCTTCGGTGCGGCAGGCGGCCTGGAATGGGCGCAGGAGGATCCGAACTATCTGTGGCACACGCCGTTCGGCCAGCCCAAGCGGCTGCTGACGCGGGGCGGGGCAGGGGCCTCGGACGCGGCGGCGGCGGTCACGCGCATTCCGGGCGGCCACCCCGAGGGTTATTTGGAGGGGTTCGCTACCATCTATGCCGGTGCCGCGCAGGCGATCCGCGCCGCGCGCGAGGGGCGGCGCGACCCGGTTCTGGACCTGCTGCCCGGGCTGGCCGAGGGGCTGGCGGGGATGCGCTTCATCGATGCCTGCCTGCGGTCGTCGCAGGCCGACGCGGCTTGGGTGGAATTGTGA
- a CDS encoding sugar phosphate isomerase/epimerase family protein has protein sequence MKAIKGPALFLAQFAGDSAPFDSWDSITKWAADCGYKGVQVPSWDGRLIDLARAAESRDYCDEFKGVAAANGVEVTELSTHLQGQLVAVHPAYDEAFDGFTIPEMRGDPKARQEWAVDQVRQALTASHNMGLGAMASFSGALAWPFVYPWPQRPAGLVEAAFDELARRWRPLLDHAEECGVDICYEIHPGEDLHDGDSYEMFLERTGHHARACMLYDPSHYVLQCLDYLDNIDIYADRIRMFHVKDAEFNPTGRKGVYGGFQPWVNRAGRFRSLGDGQVDFRAVFSKLTASDFDGWAVVEWECCLKHPEDGAREGAAFVRDHIIRVTERAFDDFADGGADQAANRRMLGI, from the coding sequence ATGAAGGCCATCAAGGGACCCGCCCTGTTTCTGGCGCAGTTCGCAGGCGACAGCGCACCGTTCGACAGCTGGGACAGCATCACCAAATGGGCTGCCGACTGCGGCTACAAGGGCGTTCAGGTGCCCAGCTGGGACGGGCGCCTGATCGATCTGGCCCGCGCCGCCGAAAGCCGCGATTATTGCGACGAGTTCAAGGGCGTCGCGGCCGCCAACGGCGTCGAGGTGACCGAGCTGTCGACCCATCTGCAGGGCCAACTGGTCGCCGTTCACCCGGCCTATGACGAGGCCTTCGACGGCTTCACCATCCCCGAGATGCGCGGCGATCCCAAGGCGCGGCAGGAATGGGCGGTGGATCAGGTGCGCCAGGCACTGACTGCCTCGCACAACATGGGGCTGGGCGCGATGGCCAGCTTTTCGGGGGCGCTGGCCTGGCCGTTCGTCTATCCTTGGCCGCAGCGCCCCGCCGGTCTGGTCGAGGCCGCCTTCGACGAGCTGGCCCGCCGCTGGCGCCCGCTGCTGGATCACGCCGAGGAATGCGGCGTGGATATCTGCTACGAGATCCATCCCGGCGAGGATCTGCACGACGGCGACAGCTACGAGATGTTCCTGGAACGCACGGGCCATCACGCGCGCGCCTGCATGCTGTACGACCCGTCGCATTACGTGCTGCAATGTCTGGATTATCTGGACAACATCGACATCTATGCCGACCGCATCCGGATGTTCCACGTCAAGGATGCCGAGTTCAATCCGACGGGCCGCAAGGGCGTTTATGGCGGCTTTCAGCCCTGGGTGAACCGGGCCGGGCGGTTCCGCAGCCTGGGCGACGGGCAGGTCGATTTCAGGGCGGTGTTTTCCAAGCTGACCGCCAGCGACTTCGATGGTTGGGCGGTGGTCGAATGGGAATGCTGCCTCAAGCATCCCGAGGATGGCGCGCGCGAGGGTGCGGCCTTCGTGCGCGATCACATCATCCGCGTCACCGAACGCGCCTTCGACGATTTCGCGGATGGCGGGGCCGATCAGGCCGCCAATCGCCGCATGCTGGGGATCTGA
- a CDS encoding sugar ABC transporter ATP-binding protein produces MSQPVLELRDVSRSFGPIEVLHDVGIALHPGRVHALIGENGAGKSTMMKILAGYQPPSSGQVVLDGDARTFASIGEAEARGISMIHQEFNLAEQLSVEQNIFLGRELRRGYLLDKRAMRDRTLELLGRLDCRAAPDRPVSQLSNSDKQMVEIAKALLRDTRVLIMDEPTAVLTRSETAVLMRQVRALRDAGTAVLFTSHKLDEVVQIADDLTVMRDGRVVWSGPADRMDEHAMATAMVGREMSDLFPPKDGSPGEVALEVSDLTVPGYSEGVGLTLRQGEILGVAGLIGSGRTETFEGLCGLRPASGQVRIFGQPARIDHPWQAQALGMCYLTEDRKTRGLLLGKGQRENLTLQALSRFTRRLIDTRAEEAALDQAVADFDIRGHRGALVGNLSGGNQQKLLFAKTLLAEPRIIIIDEPTRGIDIGTKQQMYQFIRRLAAEGRAIVVISSEMQEVIGLADRVMVMRHGRVAGHLSQDEATEDAIVRLAMGVVPATETTA; encoded by the coding sequence GTGAGCCAGCCGGTGCTGGAACTGCGAGACGTCAGCCGCAGCTTCGGCCCGATCGAGGTGCTGCATGACGTGGGCATCGCCCTGCATCCGGGCCGCGTCCATGCCCTGATCGGCGAAAACGGTGCCGGAAAATCCACGATGATGAAGATCCTTGCGGGCTATCAGCCGCCCAGCTCGGGCCAGGTGGTGCTGGATGGCGACGCGCGGACCTTCGCCTCGATCGGCGAGGCCGAGGCGCGGGGAATCTCGATGATCCATCAGGAATTCAACTTGGCCGAACAATTGAGCGTCGAGCAGAACATCTTTCTGGGCCGCGAATTGCGGCGCGGTTACCTCTTGGACAAGCGCGCGATGCGGGACCGCACCCTCGAGCTGCTGGGGCGGCTGGACTGCCGCGCCGCGCCCGACCGGCCGGTGTCGCAACTGTCGAATTCCGACAAGCAGATGGTCGAGATCGCCAAGGCCCTGCTGCGCGACACCCGCGTGCTGATCATGGACGAGCCGACCGCCGTGCTGACCCGGTCCGAGACGGCGGTCCTGATGCGGCAGGTCCGTGCCCTGCGCGATGCGGGCACGGCGGTGCTGTTCACCTCTCACAAGCTGGACGAGGTGGTGCAGATTGCCGACGACCTGACCGTGATGCGCGACGGTCGCGTGGTCTGGTCGGGTCCGGCGGACCGGATGGACGAACACGCGATGGCCACCGCCATGGTCGGGCGCGAGATGTCGGACCTGTTCCCGCCCAAGGACGGCAGCCCGGGCGAGGTCGCGCTGGAGGTCAGCGACCTGACGGTGCCGGGCTATTCGGAAGGGGTCGGCCTGACCCTGCGGCAGGGCGAGATCCTGGGCGTGGCCGGGCTGATCGGATCGGGCCGGACCGAGACCTTCGAGGGGCTCTGCGGGTTGCGCCCGGCCAGCGGCCAGGTGCGCATCTTCGGCCAGCCCGCACGCATCGACCATCCCTGGCAGGCCCAGGCCCTCGGCATGTGCTATCTGACCGAGGACCGCAAGACGCGCGGCCTGCTGCTGGGAAAGGGCCAGCGCGAGAACCTGACCCTGCAGGCCCTCTCGCGGTTCACGCGCCGCCTGATCGACACCCGCGCCGAAGAGGCGGCCCTGGATCAGGCCGTCGCAGATTTCGACATTCGCGGCCATCGCGGCGCCTTGGTCGGCAACCTGTCGGGCGGCAACCAGCAGAAGCTGCTGTTTGCCAAGACCCTGCTGGCCGAACCCCGCATCATCATCATCGATGAACCGACGCGCGGCATCGACATCGGCACCAAGCAGCAGATGTATCAGTTCATCCGGCGCCTCGCCGCCGAGGGGCGCGCCATCGTCGTCATCTCCTCCGAGATGCAGGAGGTGATCGGGCTGGCCGACCGCGTCATGGTCATGCGCCATGGCCGCGTCGCGGGGCACCTGTCGCAGGACGAGGCCACCGAGGATGCCATCGTGCGGCTGGCCATGGGCGTCGTACCCGCAACGGAGACCACCGCATGA